One Glaciihabitans arcticus DNA window includes the following coding sequences:
- a CDS encoding HNH endonuclease signature motif containing protein, which yields MSSATLTDAELLAEFEQAFALRRQVDARLTELAGELSARSQASDGLAGRHGCTSAAAFAAQLGRISQSSAGQLCRLGAATQPHLSLLGGEIPAAFPAVGAALGDISLDAASFIVGALSSVSSRAAIDDLEVAEAALVEFATDNSADMVRKLAARWCDALDPDGVLPEELPAQRFLRRTQLATGMKRYVMELDPVNAAFLDAAIDASVGAAIRKPRFEPAPDDAAAGADSVPVRDADETPALPLAQLAADAIVDLARHGIACDNRQVPLPSTTVVVRMSLESLQTGIGLASIDGCDYSIPAAVARVMAADANIIPAVLGANSAILDFGLSRRLFSTTQKLALIDRDGGCGWPGCCRPPSYTEAHHMKWWMADGGPTDLSNGVMLCSRHHHAIHDLGWTVFVENNVPWFVPPSSIDATRTPRRGGRLPEPALAA from the coding sequence ATGTCTTCAGCCACCCTCACCGACGCCGAGCTCCTCGCCGAGTTCGAGCAGGCTTTTGCGCTGCGTCGGCAGGTGGATGCCCGCCTCACCGAACTCGCGGGTGAACTGTCTGCGCGGTCGCAGGCCTCCGACGGTCTCGCCGGCAGGCACGGCTGCACGAGCGCTGCGGCGTTCGCGGCCCAGCTCGGGCGCATCTCGCAGTCCTCGGCCGGGCAGCTCTGCCGATTGGGCGCGGCGACCCAGCCGCACCTGTCGCTGCTGGGCGGCGAGATCCCGGCAGCGTTCCCCGCAGTCGGGGCGGCGCTCGGCGACATCTCCCTCGATGCGGCCTCATTCATTGTGGGCGCTCTCTCCTCGGTATCGAGTCGAGCGGCAATCGACGACCTCGAGGTCGCCGAGGCCGCGCTCGTGGAGTTCGCCACCGACAACTCGGCCGACATGGTGCGCAAGCTTGCCGCGCGGTGGTGTGATGCGCTCGACCCCGACGGGGTGCTTCCCGAAGAACTCCCGGCCCAGCGTTTCCTGCGCCGCACGCAACTCGCCACCGGAATGAAGCGCTACGTCATGGAACTCGACCCGGTCAACGCCGCCTTCCTCGACGCGGCCATCGATGCATCGGTCGGTGCCGCCATCCGTAAACCGCGCTTCGAACCGGCCCCGGATGACGCGGCCGCCGGTGCTGACAGCGTTCCCGTGCGCGATGCCGACGAGACCCCGGCGCTCCCCCTCGCCCAGCTCGCCGCCGATGCAATCGTCGACCTCGCCCGGCACGGAATCGCCTGCGACAACCGCCAGGTGCCGCTGCCCTCCACCACCGTCGTCGTACGCATGTCGCTCGAATCACTGCAGACCGGCATCGGGCTCGCAAGCATCGACGGCTGCGACTACAGCATCCCCGCCGCCGTGGCCCGAGTCATGGCAGCCGACGCCAACATCATCCCGGCAGTGCTCGGTGCGAACAGCGCGATCCTCGACTTCGGACTCTCCCGCCGACTCTTCTCCACAACCCAGAAACTCGCCCTCATCGACCGCGACGGAGGCTGCGGGTGGCCCGGCTGCTGCCGACCACCGAGCTACACCGAAGCGCACCACATGAAATGGTGGATGGCCGACGGCGGACCCACCGACCTCAGCAACGGAGTCATGCTCTGCTCCAGGCACCACCATGCCATCCACGACCTCGGCTGGACAGTATTCGTCGAAAACAACGTGCCCTGGTTCGTGCCACCCTCCTCCATCGACGCCACCCGCACCCCACGCCGAGGCGGACGACTCCCCGAGCCCGCGCTGGCCGCCTGA
- a CDS encoding ATP-binding protein encodes MARDDRESVSPREGAVLDRVERRLTNAEIAGELYISVRTVESHIAALRRKLGADTRSELIAAARGRRRRAVPVPQNSFVGRAASVTLLRSLVASRRLVTIVGAGGCGKSRLALEVAAIDERMPVVADLERSTDPLVTIADVLDLVVETPSDAFATVAVALDAEPTLLVLDNADPVAAALSALVDRLLASCPALVVLVTSRTALGGSDEVLLELDPLDTVSLDSSPDAASRLFRDRAAAAAPARPLTPADAPVISAIVQRLDGLPLVIELAAARLRHLTLLDLAARLEEGFGWLDRAGSASRHRTLEAAFEWTWDQLDARERDALSRLSSLPGPFGLDLARSITDIDAVLQLADRSLVMRERDGDRHRLLGTLRVCVLGRTGPRVMQEVRLAHAEWVLGVLEPLAARARLDDAPASTFAADRLYADAGAAIDFALSSEHAPLALRLARSVAVLLEQYGLRTEGRDAVARAACSQSVRDAATTEDLFLLGQALCHGDLSLVDELAGIALARGEGDLAARHLAGTVDAYLDRRERALDHLARAEQLAVSVGDAWALGSIRQHRGITLRRAMTHGPPPDLVAALAAFESAMSSYALAGDAMHVNNTRYMMASTAAELGLVDRAIQWADQCADYARHTGNEHELAHAVLARLTASGGTGEQLDDIVREFRAVGDLRCLTRSYFLAANRAGYERTALEQALEIARRAGDTASQARALERVIQSYQSPTRHAALAFGALTVVLGEDAAAARLPNLSWEGLELAVLEGRAAETARSRSVAAHEGVERGNAPT; translated from the coding sequence ATGGCCAGGGACGACCGTGAGTCCGTCAGTCCGCGCGAGGGTGCGGTGCTGGACCGGGTCGAGCGCCGGCTCACCAATGCGGAGATCGCCGGGGAGCTGTACATCTCGGTGCGTACCGTCGAGAGCCACATCGCGGCGTTGCGCCGCAAGCTCGGTGCCGACACCCGATCCGAGCTGATCGCCGCCGCGCGCGGACGCCGTCGCCGAGCCGTGCCGGTGCCGCAGAACTCCTTCGTCGGGCGCGCGGCCTCGGTCACCCTGCTCCGGTCGCTGGTGGCATCCCGTCGTCTGGTCACGATCGTGGGTGCGGGCGGCTGCGGCAAATCGCGGCTTGCTCTCGAGGTCGCCGCGATCGATGAGCGGATGCCCGTGGTCGCCGACCTCGAACGCTCGACCGATCCGCTCGTCACGATCGCCGACGTGCTCGACCTCGTCGTCGAGACTCCGTCCGACGCCTTCGCGACCGTGGCGGTCGCCCTCGATGCGGAGCCCACCCTTCTTGTGCTCGACAACGCCGACCCGGTGGCTGCGGCGCTGTCGGCCCTCGTCGACAGACTGCTCGCGTCGTGCCCCGCACTCGTGGTGCTCGTGACGTCGCGAACGGCGCTCGGCGGGTCGGACGAGGTGCTGCTCGAACTCGATCCGCTCGACACTGTCTCCCTGGATTCCTCTCCGGATGCCGCGTCCCGCCTGTTCCGCGATCGTGCTGCTGCGGCGGCTCCCGCCCGGCCGCTCACGCCCGCGGATGCTCCGGTCATCTCGGCCATCGTCCAACGGCTCGACGGATTGCCGTTGGTGATCGAGCTCGCCGCGGCGCGGCTGCGGCACCTCACGCTGCTGGACCTGGCGGCCCGCTTGGAGGAGGGTTTCGGCTGGCTGGACCGTGCCGGGTCGGCGAGTCGGCACCGCACCCTCGAGGCCGCCTTCGAATGGACCTGGGACCAACTCGACGCCCGGGAGCGGGACGCACTCTCCCGGCTCTCCTCGCTGCCCGGGCCCTTCGGGCTGGACCTCGCCCGCTCCATCACGGACATCGATGCCGTGCTGCAGCTCGCCGACCGATCGCTCGTGATGCGGGAGCGCGACGGTGATCGGCACCGCCTGCTCGGCACGCTCCGCGTGTGTGTGCTCGGACGCACCGGACCGCGGGTGATGCAGGAGGTGCGTCTGGCGCACGCGGAGTGGGTACTCGGGGTGCTCGAGCCGCTCGCGGCGCGCGCTCGTCTGGATGACGCACCGGCCTCGACGTTCGCGGCCGACCGGCTCTACGCCGATGCGGGGGCCGCCATCGACTTCGCCCTGTCGAGCGAGCATGCCCCGCTCGCCCTGCGGCTGGCCCGGTCAGTCGCGGTACTGCTCGAGCAGTACGGCCTGCGCACCGAGGGTCGGGATGCCGTTGCGCGTGCCGCGTGTTCGCAGTCGGTGCGGGATGCCGCGACCACCGAGGATCTCTTCCTGCTCGGCCAGGCGCTCTGCCACGGCGACCTCTCGCTCGTCGACGAACTGGCCGGGATCGCGCTCGCGCGCGGGGAAGGTGATCTCGCCGCCCGGCATCTGGCCGGTACCGTCGACGCCTACCTCGATCGCCGCGAGCGCGCGCTGGATCACCTCGCGCGGGCCGAGCAGCTCGCCGTATCCGTGGGGGACGCTTGGGCGCTCGGGTCGATCCGCCAGCACCGCGGCATCACCCTTCGCCGCGCCATGACTCACGGCCCCCCACCGGATCTGGTGGCCGCGCTCGCCGCCTTCGAGTCGGCGATGAGCAGCTACGCACTCGCCGGGGACGCGATGCACGTCAACAACACCCGCTACATGATGGCGTCGACCGCGGCGGAGCTCGGACTCGTGGATCGCGCCATCCAGTGGGCGGACCAGTGCGCCGACTACGCCCGTCACACCGGCAACGAGCACGAGCTGGCGCACGCGGTGCTGGCCCGGTTGACGGCTTCGGGTGGCACCGGGGAGCAACTTGACGACATCGTCCGCGAGTTCCGTGCTGTCGGAGACCTGCGTTGTCTCACCCGCAGCTACTTCCTCGCGGCAAACCGCGCCGGCTACGAGCGCACGGCGTTGGAGCAGGCGCTCGAGATCGCGCGACGGGCGGGGGATACCGCGAGCCAGGCGCGGGCTCTGGAGCGGGTTATCCAGAGCTATCAGAGCCCGACTCGACATGCAGCCCTCGCCTTCGGCGCCCTCACGGTGGTGCTCGGTGAGGATGCCGCGGCCGCCCGCCTGCCGAACCTCTCGTGGGAGGGACTGGAGCTCGCCGTGCTGGAGGGTCGCGCGGCGGAGACGGCCCGCTCGCGCAGCGTCGCCGCGCACGAGGGTGTAGAACGGGGGAATGCCCCCACGTAA
- a CDS encoding ABC transporter ATP-binding protein, translating into MPPRNRRRQQSKLGPKEYFRAAKEIAQLTWETTPGTIVLQIAGAIITAVLPIVTTYYAALTTTELAAAFAGDRTAGGRAITYVIVTAVLGLLLTGWRSLEQYVQRLMRYALEAKVSDIMYERFLSLEFWRYDDKDTIDTYDRAQRFSLFYSQAFNTLSRMLSQVITLVASVIALLLVGWWLAVILLLAIIPGVYLQFSLSRAQVAHWNTTVDVRRAKGTIERQLFQPEHIAELRLYGMVRYLLNLRQELRDTDEKQRIIFERKFILGRLAADALELAAQVGSLLWVTFQIIDHLQPIGQFLYVQQIVQRALTAMNSFVTEISSLDEQLANLFDYQEFMALDVRQGGSRELAGAPERISVDHVSFSYPSSDIDVLKDVSLTIDRGQRVAIVGENGAGKSTLIKLLSGLYAPSVGHVTLDGTDLADFSLDSWHKQLAVLQQDYLSYSFATARDNVFFGKVSKPFDQEAFDRALDKAEARDFTDKLPKGVDSYVSPWMAHEDGTNGVDLSGGQWQRMALARNFYREAPIIILDEPTSAIDALAESRIFNHLFADKSQTLIIISHRLTTIERADVIYMLKDGRVVETGTHDELVALRGEFFTMFESQI; encoded by the coding sequence ATGCCCCCACGTAATCGTCGCCGTCAGCAATCGAAGCTCGGGCCGAAGGAGTACTTCCGGGCGGCGAAGGAGATCGCGCAACTCACGTGGGAGACGACGCCGGGCACGATCGTGCTGCAGATCGCGGGGGCGATCATCACGGCGGTGCTGCCGATCGTCACGACCTACTACGCGGCGCTCACCACGACGGAACTCGCGGCTGCCTTCGCGGGGGATCGGACGGCGGGCGGTCGTGCCATCACCTACGTGATCGTGACGGCCGTGCTGGGGCTGCTGCTGACGGGATGGCGCAGCCTCGAGCAGTACGTGCAACGGCTGATGCGTTACGCGCTGGAGGCGAAGGTGAGCGACATCATGTACGAGCGCTTCCTGTCGCTGGAGTTCTGGCGCTACGACGACAAGGACACGATCGACACCTACGATCGCGCGCAGCGGTTCTCGCTGTTCTACTCGCAGGCATTCAACACGCTGTCGCGGATGCTGTCGCAGGTCATCACGCTCGTCGCGTCGGTGATCGCGCTGCTGCTGGTCGGGTGGTGGTTGGCGGTGATCCTTCTGTTGGCGATCATCCCGGGTGTGTATCTGCAGTTCTCGCTGTCGCGGGCGCAGGTGGCGCACTGGAATACGACGGTGGATGTGCGTCGCGCGAAGGGCACGATCGAGCGGCAGCTCTTCCAGCCCGAGCACATCGCTGAGCTGCGGCTCTACGGCATGGTGCGGTACCTGCTCAACCTGCGGCAGGAGCTGCGGGACACCGACGAGAAGCAGCGCATCATCTTCGAGCGCAAGTTCATCCTGGGGCGCCTGGCGGCCGACGCCCTCGAGCTGGCCGCGCAGGTCGGTTCGCTGCTCTGGGTGACGTTCCAGATCATCGACCACCTGCAGCCGATCGGGCAGTTCCTCTACGTGCAGCAGATCGTGCAGCGCGCGCTGACGGCGATGAACTCGTTTGTGACGGAGATCTCGTCGCTCGACGAGCAGCTGGCCAACCTCTTCGACTACCAGGAGTTCATGGCCCTCGACGTGCGGCAGGGCGGTTCGCGGGAGCTGGCTGGTGCGCCCGAGCGCATCTCGGTGGACCACGTCTCGTTCTCGTACCCCTCGTCGGACATCGATGTGCTGAAGGATGTCTCGCTCACGATCGATCGCGGACAGCGGGTCGCGATCGTGGGTGAGAACGGCGCGGGCAAGTCGACGCTCATCAAGTTGCTCAGCGGGTTGTACGCGCCGTCGGTCGGGCACGTCACGCTGGATGGCACCGATCTCGCCGACTTCTCGCTCGACTCGTGGCACAAGCAGTTGGCGGTGCTGCAGCAGGACTACCTGAGCTACAGCTTCGCGACGGCTCGCGACAATGTCTTCTTCGGAAAGGTGAGCAAGCCGTTCGACCAGGAGGCGTTCGATCGCGCCCTGGATAAGGCGGAGGCCCGCGACTTCACCGACAAGCTGCCGAAGGGGGTCGACTCATATGTGTCGCCATGGATGGCGCACGAGGACGGCACGAACGGCGTGGACCTGTCGGGCGGGCAGTGGCAGCGGATGGCGCTGGCCCGCAACTTCTATCGCGAGGCGCCGATCATCATCCTCGACGAGCCGACGTCGGCGATCGATGCGCTTGCCGAGTCCCGTATCTTCAACCACCTGTTCGCGGACAAGAGCCAGACCCTGATCATCATCAGTCACCGGCTGACGACGATCGAGCGGGCGGATGTGATCTACATGCTCAAGGACGGACGTGTGGTGGAGACCGGCACGCACGATGAGCTGGTGGCGCTGAGGGGCGAGTTCTTCACGATGTTCGAGTCGCAGATCTGA